Within Butyrivibrio fibrisolvens, the genomic segment TATCACCTGCAAATCTTGCAGTTCCAAATCCTACAGGAAGGATGAAGTGATCGCCCTTTTTAAGAGGATGACTTCCAAGAAGGCCTGTGCCTTCTATTACTGAGAAGAGAAGGTACTTGTCGCTTACTTCAATATCAAGCTTAGAAGTTACATTAACTCTTGAAACTTCATAATATTTGCAGCTGTTTAGGAGCCTTATGCCCTGCTCCTTGTCAGTATCATGTATTATGGCATCTGAAAGGTCCTTGGCAGGGACTGTTATAACATCCTTACATTTATCAACATGAAGCTCGCGTTTAGATCCGTTCCAGATTCTGTCATAGTCATAGAGTCTGTAGGTTATATCGCTGTTTTGCTGGGTTTCAAGGACTACTACTCCGCCCTTTATAGCATGTACTGTACCTGGATCTATCTGGATGAAGTCGCCTTTACTTATTTTAACTTCTCTTATAAGTTCGCTCCATCTGCCCTGATCCATCATATCAGCAAGTTCCTGTCTTGTAGCTGCATTGTGTCCTACTACAAGGCTTGCATCCTCATCGCAGTCAAGGACGTACCAGCATTCAGTCTTACCAAGAGAGCCGTTTTCATTGGCATCTGCATACTCATCATCAGGATGTACCTGTATGCTAAGATCTGACTTGGCATCGATTATCTTGGTAAGAAGCGGGAACTTATCATGCTTTGTACCAAAAAGCTCACTATGATCTCTATACAGATCATCCAGACTTACACCTCTAAATGTTCCGCTCTTAACAACAGATTTTCCGTTAGGATGAGCTGCTATGCCCCAGCACTCGCCTATATCGTCGCCTTCTATGTTATATCCGAACACATCTCTTAGCTTAGTTCCGCCCCAGATATTGTGAGTGAAGTGCGGCTCTAAGAAAAGAGGCTCCTTACAGCTGTTATTAATAGACAGGTTCTTACCATTAGTCTCCATTACTTCTTTGAACCAGAAGCCTGAATCCTTGATAGTACGCTTAAGGCTTGGATAGTCCACATATACAAGTCCAAATCTCTTAGTGTATCCGTCAGTCCATTCGAAATTGTCACAGTAGCTCCAGTGGAAATATCCCATGATGGAAGCTCCCTCATCTGCTGCCTTCTGAAGGTTACTGATATATTTATCAAGAAAAGCTATCCTCTCGCCGTCATGAATAGCACCGTCAGGAGCTGGATAATCGCAGCATGCCATGCCATTTTCTGTGATGAGGATGTCCTTGTGATATCTCTCATAGAGGAACTTAGGTCCCCAGTACAGGCAAGAAGGAGTTATAGGCCATCCCATTGCTGTCTGGTTATAGCCTCTATCTCTTTTTTCATATACTATCTCGCCCTTATCTCCGGCCTTGATAGGATATCCATTGTAGATATTCTGGCCTATGAAGTCTATGGGCTGAGATATAAGCTCCATGTCTTCCTTGGTTATCTCGAAGAGGTCATCTTTGAACAGATCTATGCCTTCCTGAGGATATCTTCCAAGGATCACGGGATCCAGGAACCATGATACATTCCAGCCCCAGTTAGCAAGATCTTCATCGAATCCAAAGTACCTTCTCTTAGCAGCCTCGATATCTTTAGGAGCATCACTTGCAGGATAGGCTACGCCGCAGGTAGGAGCATATCCTATGCGGGCATTTGGAGCCTTCTGTCTTAATACCTTAACAGCAAGGCCGTGAGCCTTAAGAAGGTTATGAGCTGCAAATAGTGTATCCTTAAGAGGAAGTTCCTTGCCAGGAGCATGATATCCTCTTACATATCCAAGGTTGATCGTACACTGAGGCTCATTGAATGTTATAAAGTCGTCGCATAGATCTGCGAAGTTATCTCCAACTAC encodes:
- a CDS encoding GH1 family beta-glucosidase, whose protein sequence is MFRDDFVWGVAASAYQTEGRDVNDGAGVSIWDTFVRKGKIADGSNADVACDMIHRYKEDFAIMKTMGVKAYRFSISWSRLIPDGIGEVNEAAVSFYRDMLITMRENGIKPFITLFHWEYPQALEDKGGWVNPESPKWFERYAQVVGDNFADLCDDFITFNEPQCTINLGYVRGYHAPGKELPLKDTLFAAHNLLKAHGLAVKVLRQKAPNARIGYAPTCGVAYPASDAPKDIEAAKRRYFGFDEDLANWGWNVSWFLDPVILGRYPQEGIDLFKDDLFEITKEDMELISQPIDFIGQNIYNGYPIKAGDKGEIVYEKRDRGYNQTAMGWPITPSCLYWGPKFLYERYHKDILITENGMACCDYPAPDGAIHDGERIAFLDKYISNLQKAADEGASIMGYFHWSYCDNFEWTDGYTKRFGLVYVDYPSLKRTIKDSGFWFKEVMETNGKNLSINNSCKEPLFLEPHFTHNIWGGTKLRDVFGYNIEGDDIGECWGIAAHPNGKSVVKSGTFRGVSLDDLYRDHSELFGTKHDKFPLLTKIIDAKSDLSIQVHPDDEYADANENGSLGKTECWYVLDCDEDASLVVGHNAATRQELADMMDQGRWSELIREVKISKGDFIQIDPGTVHAIKGGVVVLETQQNSDITYRLYDYDRIWNGSKRELHVDKCKDVITVPAKDLSDAIIHDTDKEQGIRLLNSCKYYEVSRVNVTSKLDIEVSDKYLLFSVIEGTGLLGSHPLKKGDHFILPVGFGTARFAGDMKMIMSCEA